The Blautia obeum ATCC 29174 region GTACGGCTTATCTGACGATTTCGCATCTGAACAGAAAGAATCGCGGCACTGAGTGCATTTTTTGCCAGGATCAGTGCACCGGAGGTATCACGGTCAAGCCGGTTGATACAACGAAAAGGACAAGATTCTCCTTTTGTTTCCAGATAAGCGGCAACTCCGTTGGCAAGTGTGTTGGTATAATTGCCAAGGGAAGGATGAACCGGCATATCGGCGGGTTTGTTTACTACCAGAATATCTTCGTCTTCATAGAGTACGGGAATGTTCAGAGGCGTTGGGAGGATGCCGTCGGCGGGAACGGTTTCGAGAAGACGGACTCGAAAATGATCACCGCAGGAAAGAACTGTCCGTCCGCCGGCTTTCTGTCCATTTAGAGAAAGTGCTTCTCTGTCAGCTTTCATTGCTGTGAGTATATGTCTGGAAAATCCCTGTTTACGCAGAAAATCCAGAACGATCATGCCTTCATCGGCAGCAGAAATAGTATAATTCAGAATACGTTCCATTATATAACTCCACAATCATGTAAGATATATTTTACTGGAAGCCTATCACAGGAAGGATGGTCTGTCAAATATGAAATTGTCCCCAAAAAGCAATAGATTATGTAAAAAACTCAAGGAAAGTGATTGCAATTACAGATTAAACAAAGTATGCTATAAATGTGGAATTTTATAGTAACTTTTTTACCATAATGCTGGCAGTTGCTTTGCCAGCATATGAATGCAAATGAAATTTGAAAGCGTGAATAAAATGAAAAGTAAAATGAAAAAAAGTCTATTTGTAACATTGATCATTTGTGTATTGTTTGCGATGTCAGCACTGTCTGTACAGGCTGCCGGAAAGACCGGCTGGGTTCGCAAGGGAACGACTTATAAGTATAAAGTAAACAATACCTATGTAAAGAATGAAGTAAAAAAGATAAAGAAGTATTATTACTACTTCGATAAGAAGGGTGTCCGCAAAACCGGCTGGGTGAAGTACAAGAAGGACAGATATTATTTTGACAGGAAGACTGCACGTGCCTATACAGGAAAGAAAGCAGTCAATAAC contains the following coding sequences:
- a CDS encoding RluA family pseudouridine synthase, with the protein product MERILNYTISAADEGMIVLDFLRKQGFSRHILTAMKADREALSLNGQKAGGRTVLSCGDHFRVRLLETVPADGILPTPLNIPVLYEDEDILVVNKPADMPVHPSLGNYTNTLANGVAAYLETKGESCPFRCINRLDRDTSGALILAKNALSAAILSVQMRNRQISRTYLAVVEGIPRQSGTISAPISRAADSVIERRIDFENGESAITHYQLLEVKNNHSLLEIHLETGRTHQIRVHMGYIGHPLPADYLYNPVYDTFKRQPLHSLQLKFCHPITGTPMCLMAPVPEDMSNAF